One Tunturibacter gelidoferens genomic region harbors:
- a CDS encoding AbiV family abortive infection protein gives MATIEEIEPILNACLLNAERLLSSAKVVMAPGQYHVAYHLAALAMEEIGKAGLIFIESVDPKDEPEQEDSRLSKWMEDHERKLFWAIWLPAFGIEADWRTIPKHMELAKGIHETRLQTLYFDPAYPNAQDEITEERAGRLVRLTESRLEMEKAKRYRDLDEQERSDMQWFFLATRNPEMKPFIFSKQSIEKQIELQDNRTGWIRWLRELFEEQARKAMEQAQIEMQRQRPEGEEKYTDKWKLRIRLKSWSHSIRPNQLTGWNKDIDKIKLIHTSDRNELIVEFTIGKKHPDGEFVGHGHAECHDLRVCSEHLYERFLLVVSTHLHFSLL, from the coding sequence ATGGCAACCATTGAAGAAATTGAACCAATATTAAATGCCTGTCTGCTGAATGCCGAGAGGCTGCTGAGTTCCGCAAAGGTCGTGATGGCCCCGGGGCAGTACCATGTCGCCTACCACCTCGCCGCGCTCGCCATGGAAGAGATTGGCAAAGCCGGATTGATCTTCATCGAGTCGGTGGACCCGAAAGACGAGCCAGAACAGGAAGATTCGCGTCTCAGCAAATGGATGGAGGACCACGAACGAAAGCTGTTCTGGGCTATCTGGCTACCGGCTTTCGGAATCGAGGCCGATTGGCGGACGATCCCAAAACATATGGAGTTAGCCAAGGGTATTCACGAGACCAGATTGCAGACGCTCTACTTCGATCCCGCATATCCGAACGCCCAGGATGAAATCACCGAAGAACGTGCTGGCCGCCTCGTTAGGCTGACAGAATCGCGTCTGGAGATGGAAAAAGCGAAGCGATACCGGGACCTGGATGAGCAGGAACGGTCTGACATGCAGTGGTTCTTCTTAGCAACGCGGAACCCGGAGATGAAGCCGTTCATTTTCTCGAAGCAGAGCATTGAAAAGCAGATCGAGCTGCAGGATAACCGCACGGGTTGGATACGCTGGCTGCGTGAGCTGTTCGAGGAGCAGGCTCGCAAGGCAATGGAGCAGGCACAGATCGAAATGCAACGTCAGCGACCCGAAGGAGAGGAGAAATACACCGACAAGTGGAAGCTACGTATCCGGCTTAAGTCGTGGTCGCACTCAATCCGGCCCAACCAGCTCACAGGCTGGAATAAAGACATCGACAAGATCAAGCTGATTCACACTTCGGACAGAAACGAGCTGATAGTCGAATTCACAATTGGCAAAAAACATCCTGATGGGGAATTTGTGGGGCATGGGCATGCAGAGTGTCATGATCTTCGTGTCTGCTCTGAACATCTCTACGAGCGGTTTCTTTTGGTGGTATCTACCCACCTTCACTTCTCGCTTCTATGA
- a CDS encoding epoxide hydrolase family protein — protein MMKTGFEKAKRTGWQVERLLLVALLLHSAIALGQIQATKKLEPVPIRPFKMHVPDSVLNDLKRRLADAKWPDQLPGTTWEYGADIKKVRELADYWQNGYDWRAQEAKINQLDQFTTKIDGQQIYFIHQRSPRPGAIPLMLIHGWPGSILEFEKLVGPLTRPKDKNSPAFDVIIPSLPGFGYSGPTTARGWGPQRMATALVVLMDRLGYSKYGVQGGDWGSAIAQDMAYQAPTHVIGLHLNLIYVPPRNQEAVAKMSDAERKRYSYFDREESSFFFLQASEPQTLAYALTDSAVGWLAWMIGKFQLLTDNNGDFLTAVDRDTFLTDVTLYWVTGTIGSAMRIYRENRLTIEEIVPTPHLETPVGYADFPKEVAVPPFSWITQTYNIVQKTCMPKGGHFAALEQPDLLVADIRKFFAKLDQK, from the coding sequence ATGATGAAAACTGGATTCGAGAAAGCGAAAAGGACAGGCTGGCAGGTTGAGAGGTTACTTCTGGTCGCGTTGCTTTTACACTCCGCAATTGCACTCGGACAGATTCAAGCGACTAAGAAGCTTGAACCTGTTCCAATCCGGCCATTCAAAATGCATGTTCCCGACAGTGTTCTAAATGATCTTAAACGCCGTTTAGCAGATGCCAAATGGCCCGATCAACTTCCGGGGACGACCTGGGAGTACGGCGCCGACATCAAGAAGGTTCGGGAACTTGCGGACTATTGGCAGAACGGTTACGACTGGCGTGCGCAAGAAGCGAAGATCAACCAGCTTGACCAGTTCACAACGAAAATTGATGGGCAGCAGATTTACTTTATTCATCAGCGATCTCCTCGCCCCGGCGCCATACCGTTGATGCTGATTCACGGATGGCCCGGCTCGATTTTGGAGTTTGAGAAGCTCGTTGGGCCGCTCACCCGGCCCAAAGACAAAAACAGCCCGGCATTTGATGTAATCATTCCTTCGCTTCCTGGTTTTGGATATTCCGGACCTACTACAGCCCGTGGCTGGGGCCCGCAGCGTATGGCAACGGCTCTAGTTGTTCTGATGGACCGTTTGGGTTACTCCAAGTACGGCGTACAAGGTGGTGACTGGGGTTCGGCAATAGCCCAGGACATGGCTTACCAGGCGCCAACACACGTGATCGGGTTGCATCTGAACCTCATCTACGTGCCGCCGCGGAACCAGGAAGCCGTTGCGAAAATGAGCGATGCGGAGCGGAAACGGTATTCCTACTTTGACCGGGAAGAGAGCAGCTTCTTTTTCCTCCAAGCCAGTGAACCGCAGACTCTTGCCTACGCCCTTACTGACTCCGCAGTGGGGTGGCTGGCCTGGATGATTGGCAAATTTCAACTGCTTACGGACAACAACGGCGATTTCCTTACGGCTGTGGATCGCGACACATTTTTAACCGATGTTACGCTCTATTGGGTAACCGGCACGATCGGCTCCGCTATGCGAATCTATCGTGAGAATCGGCTCACTATTGAGGAAATCGTGCCAACACCACACCTGGAGACTCCTGTGGGGTATGCGGATTTTCCTAAGGAAGTGGCTGTCCCGCCGTTTAGCTGGATTACCCAGACTTACAACATAGTACAAAAAACTTGTATGCCGAAGGGCGGACACTTCGCGGCTCTGGAACAGCCCGATCTCTTGGTTGCCGACATACGGAAGTTTTTTGCAAAGCTTGATCAGAAGTAA
- a CDS encoding DUF2490 domain-containing protein, with product MTGKLPQSMNNPKGSWRLWMDGQLRLGDDSSRFSQGLVRPGFGYSLNQAWSLWVGYAYVRTDQPYALKPSTENRIWEQISWQHLVGSTDLSSRTRLEQRFHSAGSGTGVRLREMGKLIQPLGVKKIWLIAVYDEIFVNMNSTNFGARSGADRNRAFIGPGINLSRSIRTELGYMNQYTFNNNGPDRVDNIFSVNAFWNFSHSAPPEE from the coding sequence ATGACGGGGAAGCTTCCGCAGTCGATGAACAATCCGAAAGGTTCATGGCGGCTATGGATGGATGGACAGTTGCGGCTTGGAGACGACTCGAGCCGTTTTTCACAGGGACTGGTGCGACCGGGTTTCGGCTATTCGCTGAATCAAGCCTGGTCGCTTTGGGTTGGCTATGCCTACGTCCGCACGGACCAGCCATATGCGCTAAAACCGTCGACTGAAAACCGCATCTGGGAACAGATCAGTTGGCAGCATCTTGTCGGCAGTACGGACCTTTCGTCGCGAACGCGTCTAGAGCAACGATTCCATAGCGCCGGCAGCGGCACTGGCGTGCGTCTCCGCGAAATGGGCAAGCTGATACAACCGCTGGGTGTGAAAAAGATCTGGCTGATTGCGGTGTACGACGAAATATTCGTCAACATGAACAGCACCAACTTTGGAGCCAGGTCAGGAGCGGACAGGAATCGGGCCTTCATCGGCCCGGGCATCAACCTCAGCAGATCGATCCGCACAGAGTTGGGCTACATGAATCAATATACCTTCAACAACAACGGTCCCGACCGGGTTGACAACATCTTCTCCGTAAATGCCTTCTGGAACTTCTCCCACAGTGCACCTCCTGAGGAGTGA
- a CDS encoding LytR/AlgR family response regulator transcription factor: MRALIVDDEPLARRGVVLRLRKFRDVEIVGECADGQSAVQRILERSPDVVFLDIQMPGMDGFEVVRALPAESLPAFIFLTAYEQHVLRAFDVHALHYLLKPVDDTRFAAAVSRARDLVDSALKADMAQRVIKMLGRTSDGFASRFTVQAGSRIQIVIAEDVEWVGAAGDYVELHVNGRSYLLRETMVSLEQRLDPAKFIRIHRSRIVQTRGILELRYIENREFTVKLSDGSEHRSSRTYADRLERWLSSGRVCQK; this comes from the coding sequence GTGCGCGCTCTAATCGTCGACGACGAGCCCTTGGCGCGTCGTGGCGTCGTTCTCAGACTACGCAAATTCAGGGATGTCGAGATTGTTGGGGAATGCGCAGATGGGCAGTCCGCAGTGCAAAGAATTCTGGAACGATCTCCCGATGTTGTGTTCCTCGACATCCAGATGCCCGGAATGGACGGTTTCGAGGTGGTGCGGGCCTTGCCTGCAGAAAGTCTGCCCGCATTCATTTTTCTCACAGCGTATGAGCAACATGTTTTGCGGGCATTCGATGTTCATGCGCTGCATTACTTGTTGAAGCCAGTGGACGACACGCGCTTCGCGGCAGCTGTTAGTCGAGCTCGTGATCTGGTCGACTCCGCATTAAAGGCCGACATGGCACAGCGGGTCATCAAAATGCTGGGCCGCACCTCAGACGGATTCGCATCCCGGTTCACGGTGCAAGCTGGATCTCGCATTCAAATCGTCATTGCGGAGGATGTTGAGTGGGTTGGGGCTGCTGGTGATTATGTTGAACTCCACGTCAACGGTCGTTCGTACCTGTTACGCGAGACGATGGTGTCTCTCGAACAAAGGCTCGACCCGGCAAAGTTTATCCGCATACACCGCTCCCGGATTGTGCAGACCAGAGGCATACTGGAGCTGCGATACATCGAAAACCGCGAGTTCACAGTGAAGCTTTCGGACGGCTCGGAGCATCGCTCGAGCCGCACCTACGCGGATCGACTTGAGCGCTGGTTGTCATCAGGTAGGGTCTGCCAAAAATAG
- a CDS encoding sensor histidine kinase, producing the protein MRQAVECRSTLLAKMLCMNRQNVLNLRSFWQIQIIGWCCFYLFHLLESIHAFLTKRVFFREETVPVFFMFLGSFILRPFCRWLLRQSRSWIAFELKGAAAAMVTSIPVACASGLILQNFNHVPWHALVTVWAWSFFMLFMWCSLYFSIKQWQQSSMENERLLRAESELREARLLALRYQLNPHFLFNSLNAVSTLVLDGNAPAATRMLAQIGDLLRTSLDSEVTAEVTLSQELAFTEGYLAIEQTRLGGRLKVDMAIPFETRDALVPNMVLQPLVENAVRYGVAPLIEGGWIAIKSGLDDDRLRIVIGNSGRPGEGKKKNGNGIGLGNTAERLKTLYGANFEFSLGWPEAGGCEVVLELPLRRTRSLLEASPCAL; encoded by the coding sequence GTGCGTCAGGCCGTGGAATGCCGATCCACACTTTTAGCTAAAATGCTATGCATGAATCGACAGAATGTCCTGAACTTGCGGTCCTTCTGGCAAATCCAGATCATTGGATGGTGCTGCTTTTATCTGTTCCACCTTCTGGAATCCATTCATGCGTTTTTGACTAAGCGTGTGTTCTTCCGGGAGGAGACGGTGCCTGTCTTCTTCATGTTCCTGGGAAGTTTTATCCTGCGCCCTTTTTGCCGTTGGCTGCTGAGACAATCGCGGTCCTGGATCGCATTTGAATTGAAGGGAGCCGCGGCAGCCATGGTCACATCCATTCCCGTAGCTTGCGCATCCGGCCTCATTTTGCAGAATTTCAATCATGTGCCGTGGCACGCTCTGGTTACGGTTTGGGCGTGGTCATTTTTCATGCTCTTCATGTGGTGCAGTCTCTACTTCAGCATTAAGCAATGGCAGCAATCGAGCATGGAGAACGAGCGGCTACTTCGCGCAGAGTCTGAGCTCAGAGAGGCGAGGCTGCTCGCACTTCGCTATCAGTTGAACCCACACTTCCTGTTCAATTCGCTCAATGCCGTCTCAACTCTCGTTCTGGATGGAAATGCCCCTGCGGCCACGCGCATGCTGGCACAGATCGGAGACCTTCTGCGCACAAGCCTGGACTCCGAAGTCACAGCAGAGGTGACGCTTTCTCAGGAACTGGCCTTTACCGAAGGCTATCTGGCGATCGAACAAACGAGGCTCGGAGGGCGGCTAAAAGTCGATATGGCTATTCCATTCGAAACGCGGGATGCCCTGGTGCCGAACATGGTGCTGCAGCCGCTCGTTGAGAACGCAGTGCGCTACGGAGTGGCGCCGTTGATCGAAGGTGGATGGATTGCGATCAAGAGTGGACTCGATGACGACAGGTTGCGAATTGTCATCGGGAACTCCGGACGGCCTGGTGAAGGCAAGAAGAAGAATGGAAATGGAATTGGTCTCGGAAACACAGCGGAGCGCCTGAAGACACTTTATGGAGCGAATTTCGAGTTCTCGCTTGGGTGGCCTGAGGCAGGCGGTTGCGAGGTCGTGCTGGAATTGCCGTTACGCAGGACTCGGAGCCTGCTTGAGGCTTCACCGTGCGCGCTCTAA